Within the uncultured Bacteroides sp. genome, the region AGCTAAGCTTTTAATTTCTTCAGGGTTACCAAGAAGAATCAAGTCAGCCACTCCATCTGCCAGAACCTGATCGGCAGCCTTCAATGTACGTTCTTCCGTTCCTTCAGGAAGGACAATGCGCTGGCGATCAGCTTTCGCACGCGCAATAATTTCATTAATTAAATCCATGATAGAATTATATATTTATGTGTTTTGATATCGAAGTGATTGACTTTCCCGATGCAAAATTACACATAAATGCAATATCAATATTACAAAATAGGATATTATTTATTCTATATGGATGCCAAAGTTGCATACTTTAACATTAAAATTAAAAAACGATTATTATGCTCAGGCTTCAATTCCTGTAAAAACTTTCAATGCATAACCAATTAAAAAGCTGATTGTGGCTACACCAAAACTTAAAATTGCCATTTCCGTAAAACGTTTCTTGAAACTTTCACTCCTTGCCACCGAATAATAATAATTAAAGAGTCCTATAATCAACAAGGCCATAAAAAGCATTATACCCAACGCTATAAAGACGTTAGAACATAATATAAAAGGAGTAACCAAAGCCACGACCGTTACAACATAAGCAAAACCAGTATAAATTGCCGCTTTTATAGGATGCTTGTCTTTATCACCTTCAGATTTGGTAGAAAGATACTCTGAAGAAGCCATTGAAAGAGCAGCAGCAATACCTGTGATACTTCCCGTTAAAGCAATAAGTTTAGAATCACTCAAAGCAAGTGTAAAACCAGCTAAAGCACCTGTAAACTCTACCAAAGCATCGTTTAACCCCAGAACCACAGAACCCATATACTCTAACCGTTCTTCATTAATCAATCCGATAAGCATCTTTTCATGTTCTTGTTCCTCATGACTCAAACGAAGTAATTCTGGAAAATCTGCATATTGATCATAGTTCTCGTGAGCATTAGCCTCACCTGCTTCCATTAATTTAATGGCAAAAGTCAAACCAAACAAACGAGCAAGCCAATAATATTTTGCAATTTTCCATTTATTGGGGGTTGGACTTTCATTTGTCAGTTTATGGAACATACGTCCATGACCAGATTCTTCTGCCGCAATCTTTAAGAGGACATCTTTATTAGCACTATCTTTCTCTATTGAAGCAAGGCGCGTATAAACTATACTTTCTGTTATCTCATTCCGTTGAAAACGAACAAAATCATTTCTTGTCTTTTTATCAATATCCATTGCAAATAAATTATAGTTGATTTATGACAAATATACAAATAAGTTTTCTATTCAAGATAACATAAAGGTTTAAACAATTGTATGAGGATCATTGTTCCAAAATGAAACAAGTAATAATACTAAATCAAATATGGAACAAGTTAACCATATAAGATAAGAATTACCCGTTTGAATAATTGAATATCTTGAAGATAAGTTTAAGAAGGAATATAGTTATAAACAAAAAGTAGAATTTAGAACAAGAACAGATTCCCCGGGGAAGAGAGTAATAACCAAATGCTCGCTTAAACTACCACTTATTACCGACCAAAATTCCTAACCATTATTTCATTTATAGCCCTCCCCGGGATATCTATTACTTGCATGGACACAAATTTCGGGAATAAAACAATAAGAAAGTGGCAAATCAGGGTAACAAAATCGAATATTTATATATCTAATAATCAGAGATTTAATTTTATCTAATCAGATTTCAAGGTAACAAAATGAACTTTCGAGTATAATAAAAGCTCTATTTAGAATTTTTCGAGGAAAAGATCCAAACTTATGTTCTTATCAGTAATTCCCATCTTGTCTTTCTTTATTCTATATTTTGTCGTTTTCACACTTTGAGGAGTAATACAAAAAATATTAGCCAAATCATTCCGTGCAACCTTAATCTTTACCAAGCAACAGAGATGAATCTCCTGAATATTTAAATTGGGATAAACCTTGGTTAATCGATCTGTAAAATGGTCATAAGCTATATCTATGTTTCGGATAAGTTCATCCCAATCACTGCTTGTCAAGGAAATTTTGGCTGTTATATCTAAAGATTCTATCTTCTCATTTTCATTAGTTACACCCAAGGACGGTATCTTCTTAATATTATTAAGCTTCTTAAAGAAATCTTCCCGCAACTTACTCTCTTTTTCCCGCATCTTTATCAGCCTATTTTCCTGTTCCAATAGAATCTTGCTTTTTTCTAATAATTTCTTCTTTACTGTATTTCTGTATACAAAAAAAGTCCCGCATAACAAAAGAAGAAAAATAAAAGAAAGAAGCCCCCAATGATAGAAGTTTATCGTTTGTTCTTTTTTCTCGAGAATAAGGCGTTGAATCTGTTCTTTTGACTTTTCATGCTGATAGATATTCTGCATTTCAATAATAGCGGCACTTTTTGTCTGCAAATCAATAGAATCTCTGCATTTATTATAAATACGCATTAATTGAAAGGCGCCTTTATAATTCCCTTTAACGCTGTAAACGCTAGCTAATCCTTCATAACTAGAAGCACGGGTATATATATAAGGGCTATGAATCGTTTTGTTATAATAATAATTTGCGGAATCGTATTTTTGTGTATTCAAATAAACACGTGCTTTAATCAAATAACCATAAAATAATTCTTTATATGCAGGTTTTAAACTAATTGCACGGTTAACTAATTGGATGGATTTAGCATAATTGCCGGTAGTATTATAAATTCCACCCATTTCATCGAATAAAATAATGAGAGTAGCGGTATCCTTTTGAGGCAAAATGTTTAAAGCCTGATAATAATAATTCAATGCGCTATCATTACTATTTTTCCCTGAAAATGAAATAGCGATATCTCTTCGTACAAAAGCCGTATAACTACTATCATTCAGTAATCGCGAAAAATAATATGCTTTATTTAGCTTCTTTAATGCAAAATCATATAAATTTTCACCAATATAAAGTTCTCCTAAATAATAGTAGATTAGGTATTGCAATTTATAATCATTGCTATTTTCGGTAAGATCTGCAGCCTTTAGCAACAATTCCATTGCACGTTTAGAGTCCTGCATTTCCAGACTTATCCGACCAGCATAATAATAAGAATCACCCTCGGCTAAGGAATCTCCACTATCTTTATAGTATTCAAGTGCAATATTAATAAGGGAATCAGAAGTTATCGGAAGAGAGTTTTTGATCAGAGCCTTTGTCATCAATAAACAATATAGGGCATCATCTGATCTTTTTAAAGAATGGGAATTGACTTTATTCAGCAAGGTTAATGCACTATCTGGATGTTTATCCAATAAAATTTCAACTTGCCTTAATGTGTCAGAAGACGATACATTATGACTACAAGAAAATAGGGAACAAACTAAAAGTAGCGGAACAAAAGAATATAGAATAGGATATTTCATTATCTGTTTTCATAATAAATACCCTGCAAATTTAAAAAAATTATTTAAATGCACTCAGTATAAGCTCATATATATAAAAAAATTATTCCTTTGTTATTTTCCAAGTAGACACATCCCTGCCAATTTGAATATTCATAAGATATTTCCCATTTTCCAACGAAGGAATGTGGACAACGGTTCTAGCATCTTTCACTTGAATCATTTGCAACAATTTTCCTGTCAGGGTAAATATAAATATAGAAGCTTTTATATTCTTCGAATTTTCGATTATTTCAACAAGTAAAGAATTACTTTCAGAATGAGGATACACTTTGACTTCCGGACCTTGTAATACACTTATATTAGGCCTTATTTCTTTGATTATAATTGATTCCTTTTGCATTTTTTTATTGACAAGATGAACCGTATCCATACAAATCATAGCAGGCCGCACTATATGGTTTCCTGAATTGTCGTTATAACGACATATATTGCCTGTTTTATATTGCATATTAGTCATATTTATATCCACATTTAAATAACAAATAACATTATTGGTATAAGCCGCTGACTTCCTTTCGAAAGTCAGCGCTTTAAAACTGAGAGTAAATAACTATCTAACCAATCGATAGAAACAAATTACAGATCAAATTCTCCGTACCAGCTTTTCTTAGCAGTTGCAATTTCTATGGTATAAGTTCCTGCCTCGAATCCTGTCAAAGAGATCGGTAAGATTATAGCACCCTGAACATTCAAGTTAGTCTCATAAACCACTTCACCAAAAGAATCTTGAATTGTAATAGTCGTAGAGCCAATTGACGAAGAAAAGTTAACAGTTACCAGATCAGCATCAACAGTAGCAGTTACGGGAGTAACAGATGACGTTACTGATGTTGGATGGATACTCTTGTCATATCCGGCTTTTAAATGGATAT harbors:
- a CDS encoding VIT1/CCC1 transporter family protein; this encodes MDIDKKTRNDFVRFQRNEITESIVYTRLASIEKDSANKDVLLKIAAEESGHGRMFHKLTNESPTPNKWKIAKYYWLARLFGLTFAIKLMEAGEANAHENYDQYADFPELLRLSHEEQEHEKMLIGLINEERLEYMGSVVLGLNDALVEFTGALAGFTLALSDSKLIALTGSITGIAAALSMASSEYLSTKSEGDKDKHPIKAAIYTGFAYVVTVVALVTPFILCSNVFIALGIMLFMALLIIGLFNYYYSVARSESFKKRFTEMAILSFGVATISFLIGYALKVFTGIEA
- a CDS encoding T9SS type A sorting domain-containing protein; this translates as MQYKTGNICRYNDNSGNHIVRPAMICMDTVHLVNKKMQKESIIIKEIRPNISVLQGPEVKVYPHSESNSLLVEIIENSKNIKASIFIFTLTGKLLQMIQVKDARTVVHIPSLENGKYLMNIQIGRDVSTWKITKE
- a CDS encoding DUF3244 domain-containing protein; protein product: MKKSLLIALCCSFFLVSYVSAETYTEADIHLKAGYDKSIHPTSVTSSVTPVTATVDADLVTVNFSSSIGSTTITIQDSFGEVVYETNLNVQGAIILPISLTGFEAGTYTIEIATAKKSWYGEFDL